One stretch of Pomacea canaliculata isolate SZHN2017 linkage group LG11, ASM307304v1, whole genome shotgun sequence DNA includes these proteins:
- the LOC112576125 gene encoding hercynylcysteine sulfoxide lyase-like isoform X4: protein MDKLHNVSHARLMDERENHPDHWFRRVARGYWLEARTAAAEFVGADVDDVVFVSNATTAVNVVLRSLKLEAGDAILATTLTFRSFQTLWEDLQERIYPRGVQCLLMEIKMPILSEDQVVQQYDEFLASHPNVKFVLIDHITSPSTILMPVERLIPVCHKHGALVMIDGAHAPGQVKLKLNMLGADMYTGNFHKWLFTPRGCALLWVSKDHHHLVNPVNTPWRKKQSLGDQFFYQGTQDHIPLICAKYGVQFYQAIGGMERIIRYKSKLTTEGCDYLVKKLDLTSLAIPPSMESPNLRFLKLPRIPSGFGNKTNQVDVQCLEQDIYQNHDIQTIFDFLDGALYLRISVHIYNTMDDFVRLASVLKKYLDQ from the exons ATGGATAAACTGCATAATGTTTCTCATGCTAGGCTtatggatgagagagagaaccaCCCTGATCATTGGTTTCGGCGGGTAGCAAGAGGGTACTGGCTGGAAGCGAGAACAGCTGCTGCAGAATTTGTGGGagctgatgttgatgatgtggtTTTTGTCAGCAATGCTACCACTG CTGTGAATGTTGTCCTGAGGTCACTAAAGCTTGAGGCTGGAGATGCTATCCTAGCTACCACCTTGACCTTTAGGTCTTTTCAGACCCTGTGGGAGGATTTGCAAGAGCGTATCTACCCCAGAG GCGTTCAGTGCCTGCTCATGGAAATCAAGATGCCAATACTGAGTGAGGACCAGGTGGTGCAGCAGTATGATGAGTTCCTTGCCAGCCATCCCAATGTCAAGTTTGTTCTGATTG ACCACATCACCAGCCCTAGTACCATTCTCATGCCTGTTGAACGCCTGATTCCTGTGTGTCACAAGCATGGTGCCCTGGTGATGATTGATGGTGCTCATGCACCAGGGCAGGTAAAGTTGAAGCTAAATATGCTTGGTGCCGACATGTACACAG GTAATTTCCACAAGTGGCTGTTTACTCCCCGTGGTTGTGCCCTGTTGTGGGTTAGTAAAGACCACCACCACTTGGTGAATCCGGTCAACACACCTTGGCGCAAGAAGCAGAGTCTTGGTGACCAGTTTTTTTACCAGGGTACACAGGATCACATTCCATTGATTTGTGCCAAGTATGGGGTACAGTTCTATCAAGCCATTGGTGGAATG GAAAGGATAATCAGATACAAATCAAAGTTAACCACTGAAGGTTGTGACTACCTTGTGAAAAAGCTGGATCTGACCTCACTGGCCATACCACCATCAATGGAGTCTCCAAACCTACGATTTCTGAAACTTCCTAGAATACCTTCAGGCTTTGGAAACAAGACTAACCAG GTTGATGTACAATGTCTCGAGCAAGACATTTACCAGAATCACGACATTCAGACCATATTTGATTTTCTGGATGGTGCCTTGTATCTGAGAATTTCCGTGCACATTTATAACACGATGGACGACTTTGTCAGGCTTGCTTCTGTCTTAAAGAAATATCTGGATCAGTAG
- the LOC112576125 gene encoding hercynylcysteine sulfoxide lyase-like isoform X3 has translation MTSIQMDTESLHEVAFGDDMGQKELCLRPQSVFLNHGSYGVVPRRVLDVQKRLMDERENHPDHWFRRVARGYWLEARTAAAEFVGADVDDVVFVSNATTAVNVVLRSLKLEAGDAILATTLTFRSFQTLWEDLQERIYPRGVQCLLMEIKMPILSEDQVVQQYDEFLASHPNVKFVLIDHITSPSTILMPVERLIPVCHKHGALVMIDGAHAPGQVKLKLNMLGADMYTGNFHKWLFTPRGCALLWVSKDHHHLVNPVNTPWRKKQSLGDQFFYQGTQDHIPLICAKYGVQFYQAIGGMERIIRYKSKLTTEGCDYLVKKLDLTSLAIPPSMESPNLRFLKLPRIPSGFGNKTNQVDVQCLEQDIYQNHDIQTIFDFLDGALYLRISVHIYNTMDDFVRLASVLKKYLDQ, from the exons atgACCAGCATCCAGATGGACACCGAGAGTCTTCACGAGGTAGCCTTTGGTGATGACATGGGGCAGAAGGAACTGTGCTTGCGACCCCAGTCCGTGTTTCTCAACCATGGATCATATGGAGTCGTACCTCGCAGGGTTCTGGATGTACAGAAAAG GCTtatggatgagagagagaaccaCCCTGATCATTGGTTTCGGCGGGTAGCAAGAGGGTACTGGCTGGAAGCGAGAACAGCTGCTGCAGAATTTGTGGGagctgatgttgatgatgtggtTTTTGTCAGCAATGCTACCACTG CTGTGAATGTTGTCCTGAGGTCACTAAAGCTTGAGGCTGGAGATGCTATCCTAGCTACCACCTTGACCTTTAGGTCTTTTCAGACCCTGTGGGAGGATTTGCAAGAGCGTATCTACCCCAGAG GCGTTCAGTGCCTGCTCATGGAAATCAAGATGCCAATACTGAGTGAGGACCAGGTGGTGCAGCAGTATGATGAGTTCCTTGCCAGCCATCCCAATGTCAAGTTTGTTCTGATTG ACCACATCACCAGCCCTAGTACCATTCTCATGCCTGTTGAACGCCTGATTCCTGTGTGTCACAAGCATGGTGCCCTGGTGATGATTGATGGTGCTCATGCACCAGGGCAGGTAAAGTTGAAGCTAAATATGCTTGGTGCCGACATGTACACAG GTAATTTCCACAAGTGGCTGTTTACTCCCCGTGGTTGTGCCCTGTTGTGGGTTAGTAAAGACCACCACCACTTGGTGAATCCGGTCAACACACCTTGGCGCAAGAAGCAGAGTCTTGGTGACCAGTTTTTTTACCAGGGTACACAGGATCACATTCCATTGATTTGTGCCAAGTATGGGGTACAGTTCTATCAAGCCATTGGTGGAATG GAAAGGATAATCAGATACAAATCAAAGTTAACCACTGAAGGTTGTGACTACCTTGTGAAAAAGCTGGATCTGACCTCACTGGCCATACCACCATCAATGGAGTCTCCAAACCTACGATTTCTGAAACTTCCTAGAATACCTTCAGGCTTTGGAAACAAGACTAACCAG GTTGATGTACAATGTCTCGAGCAAGACATTTACCAGAATCACGACATTCAGACCATATTTGATTTTCTGGATGGTGCCTTGTATCTGAGAATTTCCGTGCACATTTATAACACGATGGACGACTTTGTCAGGCTTGCTTCTGTCTTAAAGAAATATCTGGATCAGTAG
- the LOC112576125 gene encoding hercynylcysteine sulfoxide lyase-like isoform X2, with protein sequence MFLFSNTSSQTWRCQVPRQRRAAPWPGVDNEGNGAVTFSLGPLSEQRSSKEGSLPWLMDERENHPDHWFRRVARGYWLEARTAAAEFVGADVDDVVFVSNATTAVNVVLRSLKLEAGDAILATTLTFRSFQTLWEDLQERIYPRGVQCLLMEIKMPILSEDQVVQQYDEFLASHPNVKFVLIDHITSPSTILMPVERLIPVCHKHGALVMIDGAHAPGQVKLKLNMLGADMYTGNFHKWLFTPRGCALLWVSKDHHHLVNPVNTPWRKKQSLGDQFFYQGTQDHIPLICAKYGVQFYQAIGGMERIIRYKSKLTTEGCDYLVKKLDLTSLAIPPSMESPNLRFLKLPRIPSGFGNKTNQVDVQCLEQDIYQNHDIQTIFDFLDGALYLRISVHIYNTMDDFVRLASVLKKYLDQ encoded by the exons atgtttttattttcaaatacatcATCACAGACATGGCGATGTCAAGTTCCAAGACAACGACGTGCTGCTCCCTGGCCAGGGGTGGATAATGAGGGAAACGGCGCTGTCACGTTTTCGTTAGGCCCACTTAGTGAACAGCGGTCATCTAAGGAGGGTAGTCTCCCCTG GCTtatggatgagagagagaaccaCCCTGATCATTGGTTTCGGCGGGTAGCAAGAGGGTACTGGCTGGAAGCGAGAACAGCTGCTGCAGAATTTGTGGGagctgatgttgatgatgtggtTTTTGTCAGCAATGCTACCACTG CTGTGAATGTTGTCCTGAGGTCACTAAAGCTTGAGGCTGGAGATGCTATCCTAGCTACCACCTTGACCTTTAGGTCTTTTCAGACCCTGTGGGAGGATTTGCAAGAGCGTATCTACCCCAGAG GCGTTCAGTGCCTGCTCATGGAAATCAAGATGCCAATACTGAGTGAGGACCAGGTGGTGCAGCAGTATGATGAGTTCCTTGCCAGCCATCCCAATGTCAAGTTTGTTCTGATTG ACCACATCACCAGCCCTAGTACCATTCTCATGCCTGTTGAACGCCTGATTCCTGTGTGTCACAAGCATGGTGCCCTGGTGATGATTGATGGTGCTCATGCACCAGGGCAGGTAAAGTTGAAGCTAAATATGCTTGGTGCCGACATGTACACAG GTAATTTCCACAAGTGGCTGTTTACTCCCCGTGGTTGTGCCCTGTTGTGGGTTAGTAAAGACCACCACCACTTGGTGAATCCGGTCAACACACCTTGGCGCAAGAAGCAGAGTCTTGGTGACCAGTTTTTTTACCAGGGTACACAGGATCACATTCCATTGATTTGTGCCAAGTATGGGGTACAGTTCTATCAAGCCATTGGTGGAATG GAAAGGATAATCAGATACAAATCAAAGTTAACCACTGAAGGTTGTGACTACCTTGTGAAAAAGCTGGATCTGACCTCACTGGCCATACCACCATCAATGGAGTCTCCAAACCTACGATTTCTGAAACTTCCTAGAATACCTTCAGGCTTTGGAAACAAGACTAACCAG GTTGATGTACAATGTCTCGAGCAAGACATTTACCAGAATCACGACATTCAGACCATATTTGATTTTCTGGATGGTGCCTTGTATCTGAGAATTTCCGTGCACATTTATAACACGATGGACGACTTTGTCAGGCTTGCTTCTGTCTTAAAGAAATATCTGGATCAGTAG
- the LOC112576125 gene encoding hercynylcysteine sulfoxide lyase-like isoform X1, whose product MNEGVHELPHQVVPAVVPMKVDQEANLDFKLSDNRTQEKHKHNMTSIQMDTESLHEVAFGDDMGQKELCLRPQSVFLNHGSYGVVPRRVLDVQKRLMDERENHPDHWFRRVARGYWLEARTAAAEFVGADVDDVVFVSNATTAVNVVLRSLKLEAGDAILATTLTFRSFQTLWEDLQERIYPRGVQCLLMEIKMPILSEDQVVQQYDEFLASHPNVKFVLIDHITSPSTILMPVERLIPVCHKHGALVMIDGAHAPGQVKLKLNMLGADMYTGNFHKWLFTPRGCALLWVSKDHHHLVNPVNTPWRKKQSLGDQFFYQGTQDHIPLICAKYGVQFYQAIGGMERIIRYKSKLTTEGCDYLVKKLDLTSLAIPPSMESPNLRFLKLPRIPSGFGNKTNQVDVQCLEQDIYQNHDIQTIFDFLDGALYLRISVHIYNTMDDFVRLASVLKKYLDQ is encoded by the exons ATGAATGAAGGGGTACATGAGCTGCCTCATCAAGTTGTTCCAGCTGTGGTACCTATGAAGGTTGACCAAGAGGCAAATTTGGATTTCAAACTTTCAGA TAACAGGACACAAGAGaagcacaaacacaacatgACCAGCATCCAGATGGACACCGAGAGTCTTCACGAGGTAGCCTTTGGTGATGACATGGGGCAGAAGGAACTGTGCTTGCGACCCCAGTCCGTGTTTCTCAACCATGGATCATATGGAGTCGTACCTCGCAGGGTTCTGGATGTACAGAAAAG GCTtatggatgagagagagaaccaCCCTGATCATTGGTTTCGGCGGGTAGCAAGAGGGTACTGGCTGGAAGCGAGAACAGCTGCTGCAGAATTTGTGGGagctgatgttgatgatgtggtTTTTGTCAGCAATGCTACCACTG CTGTGAATGTTGTCCTGAGGTCACTAAAGCTTGAGGCTGGAGATGCTATCCTAGCTACCACCTTGACCTTTAGGTCTTTTCAGACCCTGTGGGAGGATTTGCAAGAGCGTATCTACCCCAGAG GCGTTCAGTGCCTGCTCATGGAAATCAAGATGCCAATACTGAGTGAGGACCAGGTGGTGCAGCAGTATGATGAGTTCCTTGCCAGCCATCCCAATGTCAAGTTTGTTCTGATTG ACCACATCACCAGCCCTAGTACCATTCTCATGCCTGTTGAACGCCTGATTCCTGTGTGTCACAAGCATGGTGCCCTGGTGATGATTGATGGTGCTCATGCACCAGGGCAGGTAAAGTTGAAGCTAAATATGCTTGGTGCCGACATGTACACAG GTAATTTCCACAAGTGGCTGTTTACTCCCCGTGGTTGTGCCCTGTTGTGGGTTAGTAAAGACCACCACCACTTGGTGAATCCGGTCAACACACCTTGGCGCAAGAAGCAGAGTCTTGGTGACCAGTTTTTTTACCAGGGTACACAGGATCACATTCCATTGATTTGTGCCAAGTATGGGGTACAGTTCTATCAAGCCATTGGTGGAATG GAAAGGATAATCAGATACAAATCAAAGTTAACCACTGAAGGTTGTGACTACCTTGTGAAAAAGCTGGATCTGACCTCACTGGCCATACCACCATCAATGGAGTCTCCAAACCTACGATTTCTGAAACTTCCTAGAATACCTTCAGGCTTTGGAAACAAGACTAACCAG GTTGATGTACAATGTCTCGAGCAAGACATTTACCAGAATCACGACATTCAGACCATATTTGATTTTCTGGATGGTGCCTTGTATCTGAGAATTTCCGTGCACATTTATAACACGATGGACGACTTTGTCAGGCTTGCTTCTGTCTTAAAGAAATATCTGGATCAGTAG